The Bradyrhizobium oligotrophicum S58 genome contains the following window.
TCGTTTCCTTCGGTTTTTCTAATGAAGAACATCGAGCGGGACACGGCAGACCTCGTCCCCCTCTTCATTGGTGACCAGAACCGCGTAGCTCTGGTTGCGCAGCTCGGGATGATCCGAAACCAGCTGCCGCGCAATGACGTCAGCTGAATCCATCGCCTCGCCATCGCCTGGCAGCTCGACATAGCGCTCGCCTGCTATCGTTTCGCTGTTGGTCAAGTCAAAGTGATAAAATGGC
Protein-coding sequences here:
- a CDS encoding DUF6894 family protein; translation: MGHGTMPFYHFDLTNSETIAGERYVELPGDGEAMDSADVIARQLVSDHPELRNQSYAVLVTNEEGDEVCRVPLDVLH